One window from the genome of Saimiri boliviensis isolate mSaiBol1 chromosome 2, mSaiBol1.pri, whole genome shotgun sequence encodes:
- the LOC101034488 gene encoding developmental pluripotency-associated 5 protein-like yields the protein MGTLPERRNIPPWVKGPEDLKDPEVFQLQTWLLEAMFGRDGFRIRYIEQVSKAMLELKALESPDFTKVVVYSSYIHKLWAKRILQSMVEWHYQHQE from the coding sequence ATGGGAACGCTCCCGGAACGTAGAAATATCCCACCGTGGGTGAAAGGTCCCGAAGACCTGAAAGATCCAGAAGTGTTCCAGCTCCAGACGTGGCTGCTGGAAGCCATGTTCGGCCGGGACGGATTTCGAATCCGTTACATCGAGCAGGTGAGCAAGGCCATGCTCGAGCTGAAGGCTCTGGAGTCTCCAGATTTCACCAAGGTCGTGGTTTACAGCTCCTATATACACAAACTTTGGGCCAAGCGGATACTCCAGTCTATGGTTGAGTGGCACTACCAGCACCAGGAATGA